GACTCCAAACGGCTACTCTTATTcaagggttttgtgtttttgaccaaacttCTTTTAAGAGCTTCTTTTCCCCATCATGTACCAGAAGGTAGGGATTTTTATCAATCACGTCTGGTTGGTTTTGGTTGAGCTtaattagtttccattaatttaaGGTcataaagtgtttttttttaataatttacgTAATTAAGCATCGTAAATTAGGGATATATACATTTCATTCAATCGGTTGATTACTGATCCATAATCGAATTATAATTAGGCTATTAATGGATTAATTGACTAATTAAACTATAATCAATTTAACACAGACTAATCAAATTACAAACAATTGGTTACAATTGGTTATCGATTGATCCCATTCGGGTCACTACCTTAAATCGGAAACACCCAATTATTAGTCGGTCAAATATTTGAGCCtcacacgtttattaatcaatGGAGCTGATCTTGCATTTCCACCAATTAACTTAAGTGGGGGCAGTAGAGCTACCGATATGGCCTAACTTTTGAAAACCCTGACAGAAACATGATCCAGACTCTAAAAGAAGAGATACGTATCTCATGCTCTACTGTGAGTGCATGGTGAATCATTTATGAAAACCAAACACATGCTATCACCTATTTGTATCACCTAACCGTACGTAAAGAATAAACTAGATTGTAATTCATTCTATGGGATTTAGTCCAACCCCACGTGGCCCCTTACGTGTCATAGGATCGTGAAGGATCCTGAAactaaatctttttattttttttcttgggaaaccaaactgaatctattttattaatttatacatatatatatatatatatatattaacattaACAATTAATAAACAATACATTTAATAATATATAGGGATGGCGATAAAGGAGGGTAATATAGATTAGAGAAGTGTTAAGCGGGTACTTAGTGGGCTCCATAGAAAACAGATATGGATGAATCATCTTCCTCGAATCTTTCAAAGCTGGACCTGTGATTATCCTTCGGATGAGACTTGAGTAGTGGGCTGGGCTGGCCTAAGCTGTGCTTTTGTTCATGTTGCCAAAGTCTGGGCTGGGCTGACTCTACCAAAGACTGGCCCAATAGAACATAAATGGGCCGGGGTGGGCATGACTTAGACAGAATcttcactatatatatatattatgggagagggttctatGAGCAAACGACATAAAGAATACACCAATGAGGTGTGACATAATAGTTACGTACATAGGAGGGCAGCgaggtcatttcatatgaagagagagagaggtgtgctACTAGTAGCATACCCTCCTCTGGTGgcttagagaaccttttcctAGATATTATAAGTAGGAAGAGGTTTTCTAGGGCCTAATATTTACCATGTGATAGTTTAGACAGAGTCCAAATTTCGTGGCTCAGTAGACCCTAAGGTTCCCTATtgatatgtcaagtttcagcttaGATAAAGTCCAAGTGGAAAAACAAAAAGTATTGAAAAATCGACGACAACATGAAGGTGCATAGAGATACATAGACTATATGACAACATGAGAGAGAATATGAGCTGGAAACAGGTTTTGATTCAAATATCTTCCTCATGGCATCTCTATAGAGGTCCGAATCTTTTAGAATCGTCTTCCACATCCCCGCATCCCCACATTTTTCTTTGATAGATTTCAGTGCACCTCTATTTCCTCAAAGTAGAGATATATAGCTTAAAATTTGGTTGACATATGAcacttgaaaaacaaaaataataaaatttctaGATTGGGCCTATAAATTTCTATCCACCCTGAGGCCTGAGGCCTGAGGCCTGAGCCCCCTAAGATTGGCCTCTGCTTATCAGTGGTTCTGTGTCGACACTGGGCTAGCTTGGGCTAGGGGAATTAGTTATGTTCTGGCCCAGGACTGGCAAAGCTTAACCTACTGAGAAATGACAATGGGGTCGTGCCGAACTGAATTTGATAGAGCCCATCTTGGCTCTATGTGCAAGCAATGCTCTTCAATGTGTTCCCCTTTCTATCATGTGAATGAGTTATGCTAGCATATCCCTTGGAACAATGAATTAGAGAGTGGGCTTCAGCACGACGGTaaagttgctccattgcaacctatTAGTTGCAGGTTCAAGTTGGGAAATATCTTCACTCCGAAGCGGGAGTAAAACTGCATATATTATGATCCTCCCCAGATCCCACATTGGcgagagcctcatgcactgggttaaCCTTTGGAATGAAGAAATATTTGTCAAATACTTTTAAAGTACATAAATTTTATCCTCCTATCCATCTGACCGTACTTACATTAGAATGGGCAACCTCCTTTTGAGGGTTCAATAGAACCAATAGAACCAAACATTGTTTGCAGAAGAGACTTAAGGTTTAAATCTTTTCCCTTAATTTTCTTGGCCCACACAACACTAGCCTAGAGAATGGAAGTCCATTTTAGAAGCCCAAACTGTCCCTCAACAACTAGTTCATAGATAAAAATTGGTTGATGAGACCTCTGGATGCTTTGCAATTGATATACATGTAAGCAGATGCCTTTCCAGCTTTCTTGCTTGGGCTGACAGTTGGGTCATTTTCCGTTTATCAGACTGGGCTGAGAAAAAGTGAACCCAACCAGAGTAGCCCAATTTTTGACTGAGCTGGGCACAAAATTTCATACCATGGGTAGAATAGCACATCCTCTAACTACTAACCGGGCGAGAGAACTCTGCATGTCTAGAGCAGGAAACGCAAGATGAGCAGGCCAATGGAAGGGCGTGTAGGAGAAGTATCAGCACACACAGGCAGGGACTTCCTGATTTTTTCATGTCCCTAATAGTTTGGGTGTTTCCTGCTAGACTAGCAAGGTTCTTTTTCTCTAACTGATGTCCTCTACtcaaatttcaaacttcaattgtcctaccaaaagaaaaaagcttCAATTGGGACCGTGGCTTAGTTATCGGTATTGGTACCAACACCATACCAATACCACTCTCTATGACATCCATACCGATATCAATATGGATTGACTGTTGGACCATTTTGCCTCCTAAAATACTAACACTAAGGTTTTTtcttaaaggtttttttttttttttaatcatttgtcAAGTTTCATCCAATTTAAGTTTACATAGTAGCAACACAGTATATAGAAAAATCAGGGACGACTAAAGGGCTATTGTAGAGTGTATGGATAAACATGGTAGGGTATGCCTGTATATGAGAGCTAATATTGAATTTTTCAGTTTGAAATTTGGAATGTGGTTAATCCACATCATTTCCTATGAATCCAAGGTCAAAATTGCCAAATCACTTTTTTAAGTGAAAGAAAAATGATGTGTTGATGTAACTAGGTGAAAGTGTGCTAGACTATTCTTCCTAAATATGAATTATAATAAGATGAATGATTATGTGAAAATGATatcttaacccaaaaaaaaaaattattatgcaGAAATTGACTAATCATTTCCTCATATCCGTCTTCTTTAATATCATTTTCATCAGTCAATAAGAAACcttatctttaatttttattcattttaatgTTCATTGAATCTACTATGGACAAATTAAcaattgacctttttttttccccttttagaTATAAGACAAAATTAATATAGTAGAATGAATTACCACGACAAAGACAGAAGAATATACAACTTTAGATCAGTATATACTttcatcaggaaaaaaaaagatctatATGGCACATGTACAAGCCATCCAAGAAGCACCAATGACATATCAACTAACGAAGAAAAAATCGAGTGTACCATTGCCATGTTTGAAAGAAAACCTATCAATCTATAGAATTctgattaagaaaaaatattttaaacttTCATAAATAAGGATGAGAGTTAATAATTATTTTCACCTATTCCAGAActcaataaaatatatatatatatatatatatatatattttttttcttttttgggtaaatctCAATAAAAATATCTCATCACCTTTAGATGAAGAGATCCTCTTTTCACCCTTGTTGGTGGTGGAACTTCCTTCCATAAATAAAACtatatgaagagaaaaaaaattactattttatatttttatcacatttattttcctttaatggCTACATAGTATTTGACACTTTAGATTAAACTTTCAACCTTttcttttaatcatttttttttttaccggaAATTTAACAGATCTACAGTATAGGCCGCTTATCCCCTTATCATATAGCCCACCCATTTATTGTTGGATATATGACCAGCTTCAAGTTAGTTGAAAAAAGTGCCATAAAATACTTAAAATACCATATCATCTAATGGGACAACTACTAAAAAAGAACCAAAACCTTCTAAAAATATAGGATTTCCTGTCAGAAGTGGTTTCCCATGCACATCTAGGGAAAGTTATCTTGACTTTcttgaattagaaaaaaaaaatgcacctCTCTATTTTGAATATAATTAATcagaattttaaaaaagaaaaaagaataaccACCCATAGATCTCTTTTCTAATGGCCAGGTTAGTGGGTGtggaagattttgttgaaattagattttccctctcttcaaaATTTCTAAAATTAAAGCCTTTCTGTCTCCTAATAGTCACTATAAGTTTTATTAGTGGTTTAGGCTTTTAGTAAGTACATGGTGATTGGTATACTAGTGAACCAAAAGAAGCCACTCTACTAAAATTCTATGAGATCGATCAAGGGTTTGGTAAAATAGAAAACACTTTGATCCTTTGTTCAATGGGGGCAGAAATTTTATTGCAaatcctttctctctccccacATTCAACGGATGAAGTAATATGCCGTGTATAAAACTATTGCCATATCTAAATACATTTTACGAAAGAATTGGAGTATCACTAATGACAAAAGGCAGTTTAATTTGGCCTTTGTCATATATGAATATTgtttaaatattattattattattatttttttttttttgaagaaagagattttcttattgacacttGTTAAGGTGGGGAATAATTTAtaaccatatatttttttttcccattttttagtGTAAAAGACTATTTTTTTCAACGAGAGTAAATACTTTCATTTCACATATATGCTCAAAAAATGTGCGACAATGACAGTTTTtgataatgaaaataaaaaattactttcAAATTATTGTTGAAAACTTTATTATATCTCTAGGTAAATAAATTTTAGGAATAAGAGAATGAATAATTAAAAGACGATGTCAAATTCTAAAATACCTACAGAGGTTTCATTTAGACTTTCCCttgtttaaaaattaaaatgttaaaaaacTAAGCTAGAAGCAATGGTATAAATGCTTGACTGGCATATCACAATAAGCATACCATGTTTTGATACTATGATCATCAATGATATTGATAGTacattatcttatgccatgCTTTGACACCTATATGACAATGAATGATAatgatagtatttttttttatttaataaaaaaaattatagaaataaCATAATTGGTGATCAAAAGATTTATACATATTCGTGGTGTTATTTAACATTTTCTCTAGTTTTATATGAATGAACGTTGGTTAAGGAAAATGACTTTGCCATCCAATcaatttcaattcttttttttaagtttttctctttagagatttaaaaaaaagaaaaaaatatgtattgAATTGTTGatccttaggctgtgtttggtagttaaatacaaaaaattttcttttcttctcttctaatgataaccaaacatacatactttttttttctcaccatttcatttctttttttctcttttcttttcttttcttctattggctaccaaacataaccttaaaGAATGGGTGTTGCCTATATGCTATGCCACCTAATGAGCCAAATGTTTTTTATAGGTTTGGAACTTTTACTAGCCTAGCACCAAGTTGGCCAAATAGGTCAATGTACAAAATCCTACATCTACAATTGAAATTAGGATTTGAAAAATCGAATTGTTAAGGCTGATTCGGATTGATATGGATAAGACCAATCTTGTACACAaactagggtttaggggtttttgttggccaattttcatCTATTCTCAACCAATTTCGATTGGTGAGACCGATTTAAATCCCAATTTGTGTGATGAGTTGATTGTCAAATAATCATTTTGTTTAAATTTGAAAGTGAGACAATCTATAGTTCTTGCTCTGAGAACACTACTCTCTATTAAAGTTTGGTGGCTTAAAACAATGTAACTCATTCACTGAAAAATTTTGgtctaaaattgtaaaaaaggACTTGCTAGTCAGTCTAGCATAGGAAATGCTTGAACTGTGCATGGTGCGAAAAAACTGCAGTGTCTCTCCCCCCCTTTTGACTTGTGTTGAATATTCTCTGGTACGCCCTTCATTGTCCCGTTGGACCAAAAGGGTTCTCTCACCCATGAAATTTTAGGGGTTTTATTTATGAGAAAAATAATCATCCCTAATTGCACCCTCTACGCTTAGAcataatttgatgtgaaaagaCCATCTCACCTCCCGAGCCACACCCTAAAAGTACCTCTATTTGTCTTCCTATTGGCTCACATGTTGAAAAAATAGTCACACAACTAAGTGACCGTTCAATTGTCCTTCAGTTATTTTGGCATTTTTACCTGAAATACACCAGAGCTGTccatttagaatcataaatctATACCATAGTTTGTCTTAAATATAATACTTTCgaggagaattttttttccaaatatttatggaaatttttttattgaaaatttttaaaatatttaattttttaggtAATTGGAAACGGTCATGTAAGGAAGGGTTCTAAAGGTCAGCCCAGTGTTCCCAAatattaaggctatgtttggtagccaagagaagaaaagaaaaaaaatagaatctagaaaagaaaagaatagagaaagaaaagataagaaatgatgaaaaaataaaaagagtatgtatgtttggttaccaagagaagaaaaaaaaagaaaaaaaaattcaaaaaattttgaattttaagagagagatagacacataggaaatcattgtataattatttattttatgtcttattaagtttttatattttcttatattttcttgtgttttttgtaagAAAGTATTTGAGGAAGTAAaagaaatttcacaattcctaaaaggaattttgaatttgaaaaggagaaTCTTCTCTTAAATGAAGACATACCaattgcaaagaaaaattcttaagcggaggaaaaaaaaaaaaaaaaatcgtacaaacagagtattttttttcttttcttttcttctcctggctaccaaacacagcctaaggtaACACACCGAACATCCTAACTACCCCTCCACGAGTCTCACAGTGTGAGTCTGAGACTCAACTCCAagtctctctttttccttccatCTCCCGCCATCCGCCGGTGAAGCGAGCGAAAGAGGAAGGCCAGAGCGCGAAACCATGCACTCCTcccccttctcctcctcatcttcttcttccttttcttctgaaACATCTACTCCGCTTACGGCGCACCAATCTCTGTTGTTTCCAAACCTACCAGACGACGTAGCCCTGCAATGCATCGCAAGGGTCCCTCATTTCTACCACAGCGACCTCTCCCTTGTCTCCAAATCATGGCGCTCCCTCCTCCGctctcccatcttcttctctaCTCGGAATCGCCTTAATTGTACCCAACAGTTCCTTTTCATTAACGTCCGCATCCATGGCTCTTCCTTCAAGTGGTTCGCCCTTGATCATACCCCGTCCAACcctcaaaaccctagaaacctcTCTCCTGTTCCTCCCATCCCTTCTCAGGCCATCGGCTCTGCCTTCGCCGTCATCGGACCCAGAATCTATGTCCTTGGTGGTTCCGTAAATGATATCCCATCTTCCACCGTTTGGATCTTCGATACTCGATTCAGTCGATGGGAAATTGGACCCAAAATGCGCGTCGGAAGGGAATTCGCCGCCGCTGGTGTTCTCAATGGGAAAATTTATGTCATGGGAGGTTGCTTGGTGGATTCTTGGGCTCGATCCACCAATTGGGCTGAAGTGTTCGACCCTTTGTTGGGGTCTTGGGCTCCTGTTCCCAGCCCTGCTGAGGTTAGGGAGAAATGGATGCATGGGAGTGCTGTCTTGGAGGAAAAATTTTATGCCATGGCCGATCGGGGAGGGGTTGTCTACGATCCTTTTGAGGCCTCGTGGGGCTTTGTACCAACTGAGCTTGATATGGGGTGGAGAGGCAGAGCTGCTGTGGTTGATGGGGTTTTGTATAACTATGATTATTTGGGTAAAATCAAGGGTTACGACGTGAAGGAGGGCATATGGAAGGAATTGAAAGGTGTGCAGAAGGATTTGCCCAAGTTCTTATGTGGTGCAACCATGGCTAATGTTGGAGGGAGGTTGTCTGTTGTCTGGGAAGAGAAGGGTACTGGTAAACAGATGGAGATATCATGTGCGGAGGTTGAAGTTCGCAAGGATAGCAATGGTGGATTGTGGGGTTCAATCGTTTGGTCACAAGTGATCCTGGTGATCCCAGCTGGGTCGTCAATTGTTCATTGCTTGGCTGTTGGATTTTGAGTTTGCTCAAAGGTATTGAATGGTATGTTCATGTTGCAGGTTATGTGTTTGATAGCTttgtgatatattttttttctgaaattgaGCTCCTTTTGTTACCCCTTTTAATTCATAAAAAcaaaagggatttttttcttttctaccttCCTTGCTCATTCCTTGTGTTAAGATTATCGTTCTGGTATATTTGTGTGGCTCATTACTCACTGTGGAATTGAATAATCAAGCAATTTTATTTCCATCTGagttaattttttattgtgTAGGAAATGTGCTTCTGGTTATCTGATGTGATTAAGAGGTGATGAGAGCCTatgtagatttaaaaaaaaaattaataataataaataaataaataaaatctatatATTCAAATTTTTAGGGCTTACTGATTTTTTGTAGTAGCAACGATGGACTAACGGAATGGTTTGCTAAGGGATTTCCTATGGGAAAAATTGAGAGTTTTTCCTTGATATAGGACAATGATGGGATAACCCTCAATTGAATTGGATCTTGGTGCAAAAATGAAGGTTATGGATTTCATGACAGAAGTTCAAGAACAGCGGATTGATTTATTGGTTGTGGTTCAAAGAGattaaaaacaaaacagaaaaatagtgaagtgaaattagttACTATAAGCTTTCCACAAGAATCTACAATGGCGCTCTGAATCAACGCTGAGTCCACTACTAATAATGGAAGGAACTTAAACATCTTGAAtctactaaaaaataaaatacctttcTCACCCTGAAAATCTCATATATTTCCTTTCGGTTGTGTTGAATCTCCATATTCAGGAAAAGCATATGTATAACTTTGTCTCTCAGTCCATCACTTATGTATCCTCCAATTCATTATTTGAAGAAAACTTAGCAAATAATATTGGGGTGGACTAACAGTTCTTTCCGGACTGATTCATGGTGGACTCACTGACCACTAGGAAATCAACACCTTTTCTTGATTGGATGAAGGATGAGATTTAGTTTCATGTTAGGCTGTGTTATATGTATGAGGGGATTCATGCCAGCCATTACTGGGAGCCATAAAATGCTGGTCCTTGTGTTTAGCTTAACTAAGCCAAGATATCCTTCACTTTTTCATAATAGATTGGGAGAATTTCTTAAGGATTTGTAGAATGATTCCAAAATATCAAACTTTCAGCAGATGCTATCATGTTAAAATTGACCATTGGAACCAAAAATAAAACCCTTTGATTAACTCCATATACTGAAAGTTCCCTTTTGGGCAGTTAAATTCATGTCGATATGCTTTCATTTCTACATCCTTTCCCTTTTACAACTAATATCGTAACCTTGTTATCAATCTTAGTCCTCAAACTAAGCCTATACAGATATGCCTAACTATACCATGGGAGGAGGGACTATTAACCAATAAGTTGCTTGCATGAACTTGGAACTCTTTATAATCAACCAAAATGTTCATTTCCCCTAACCAACATTTTAACATAATTACGAGTTACAGTTTCTAAGCTAAATTGCCTGGACCTACAAATTATACTCCTCCATGAACAGCTTTTTCAGATGGATTCCCAAGAGTTGCTGAGGTAGCTGATGATACAGCAAGGAATGGAATCACATTGCAGTTCTGTTACTCAGGAGCTTACTTTCCACCCTAGACTTTGATTTATTTGGGTTGTGCTGTTGTACATGCTTTTCTAGGTCTGCTTTCTGAATAGGATGGCCTGAACTACTATTCCTCTCGGTGGAGCAACATACGCTGTTAATGGTGCTGCTACATGGTTGACATATGACTTCGACTTCCCAAGAAATGCCTTTCAATCATGTTGGACCTCTATACAGGGGAAAAAGTTTCCAAGCATTATataccctccccccccccaaacacacacacacactctgcTGCAACAGCAGAGAGAACCTGGTGTGAGCTGATACAAGTGGATGTTACCACTTGCCAGGCAGAGCTCCATTGAGGAATTGTAAAATGTTTTTGGTGTGACCATTATTACTTCTTTATCAGAGTTAAAACAATGTAGAGGCTAGCCTTCCAATTTGCTTTCAACTCCTCCAAATTGCAGGCTAGCATTATATGTTCTCTCTGGTCCTTTATATTTTCCTCTAATCAACTTGAGAGCAGGTACAGACTCTCAGAAGTATGTTTTGAATGCATTAGTTGTGAAGCTTGTTATATAACAACATTTTCCTTGTGCAATATGcatttaaaaatttaataatactAAGGTGGAGAAAAAATTGCCCTCAAgagattaaaggaaaaaaaaattgtgcatgTTTATACCACCATTGGGTGGAGATCCTTTTGTAATCTGAGAAAAGTTCTAATAGAAGTGCCTGGATAAGATCTGCATCTCAGAGAGTTGCATCCCTGCAGCCTATAAGTCTTCTTCTCTGAAATCCAAACTGTTACTACAAGTTAGtaatgtaaatggatagttgaaatccaaatttgaatttgttGCATCCATATCCATTTAGGGGTATACATATTTGGTCAAAGGGTATCCGGATTAAAATCTGaattatctaaaaaataattatccaatctgattaaataatcaattaatgattttgagggttcttgaagtttagacTGGTTTTAAAAGATGCGAAAAAGAGTTGAGACAATTTAGAGATGGATCAAGAGCAAATTGTATTCAGTGGGGGAGGGAGGTTCGATAATTCTTATCCGATCAAGAAATTTTTGAATTCGATCACATGCGATCCAAATTCAATCCGTCTTAGCACCTGAAGGGAGCTGCATCGTAGGTCTCAATGCAATTAGCATGTCTCTGGAATGCCTTCTCCAGACCCTTATCCGTCTAGCCCGAGGTATCATCCCAAGTTTTGTGCTCTATTATGCCTACAGTAGAGGAAGTGACTTTCCTTCACTGCCAGTGAAGATCTATGCAATGGAAGTTCATCAAATACTCAAATGATGTGGACCTGCCCTCGTCAGCCCTATACATAAGTTTCAAAGTTTTAGCCTAACTGGACTTCCTCAGTGTCAGCATAGCGTTTCCAAAATTTATTAAACAGCAAAGCAAGAAGCTAAGAAATTTGATTTTCCGCAACCAACTTTCTGTAAGGAGGGTAATCACAAAAAACTTGCAATTCTCTTTAATCCCATAGAATGAGATATGCAAAAATGAAGATCTATAAGGGCTGGGTTGATACTAACTAATGACCATAGTTTGATTTTGCTTCTCATAATAACATGTAACCTTTCTAAGTTCCAACTGAAATGATGAATGATGTAAAGTTCAGaaggaatttaaaataaaagagagag
This genomic stretch from Macadamia integrifolia cultivar HAES 741 chromosome 2, SCU_Mint_v3, whole genome shotgun sequence harbors:
- the LOC122072177 gene encoding F-box/kelch-repeat protein SKIP6, encoding MHSSPFSSSSSSSFSSETSTPLTAHQSLLFPNLPDDVALQCIARVPHFYHSDLSLVSKSWRSLLRSPIFFSTRNRLNCTQQFLFINVRIHGSSFKWFALDHTPSNPQNPRNLSPVPPIPSQAIGSAFAVIGPRIYVLGGSVNDIPSSTVWIFDTRFSRWEIGPKMRVGREFAAAGVLNGKIYVMGGCLVDSWARSTNWAEVFDPLLGSWAPVPSPAEVREKWMHGSAVLEEKFYAMADRGGVVYDPFEASWGFVPTELDMGWRGRAAVVDGVLYNYDYLGKIKGYDVKEGIWKELKGVQKDLPKFLCGATMANVGGRLSVVWEEKGTGKQMEISCAEVEVRKDSNGGLWGSIVWSQVILVIPAGSSIVHCLAVGF